ACTTTAATatcatcatcaaaataattatacattatacctAACACACTACACATAAACAAGcctgggaacaaatcaaattattttataaatcatagatggcagcaccagtctctctcgctacaacgtaaatccgtaaggagttcgtttaggaggtgcaagcgcgcactgcttgcccttagagctggtcaaagacgcctagtcttactaagatggcatatagtcgagaaattcggacgggcaccgccgtggcggggtggcctaggggttcatggcgttagccgcgatagctaaagacgccggttcgaatccggccttcaccactggagggcttcgtcactttttctttaatatatgacatctattacagttttttacacTACACATACCTAAGCATTGGCATTTGTAGTTGACGATTTTGTACCGATTGTATAGAAAAGGTTGTCGTCATGCGGCGATACATTCTATAACGCTATATAACTAGCGCAGGTTTTTTACTTACGACTGTTACATCGTATCAGGTACATGCAATGCGGCTGCAACGCCCTCCGACTGATCGTGCGGAACTTCTCGTCGGTGGTGCGCGCCAACGTGTCGGCGCCGGTGCGCACGCTGGGCGTGGACATCCCGCGCGAGGAGCGCTACGCCAAGTGCGCGCAGATCCACCGCCTGCTGCTCGACGTGCGCGCCTTCCTGCTCAAGCGGCAGACGCTGCAGGGCCGGCTCGGCGCCGCCTTCCGCGACCTCCACACGCTCATGCAGCAGGGGCTCGACTGACCGCCGCAATCGCGACCAGGTTATTATATTACATACCACAGACGAGAGCTATATAGTACACGTATACGGTTGAACATAATACTGTTTACAAACGGCCGCACCGGACCGAGACCTTGGCGCACGTTCGATCGTGTGTAAGGTGAACCGCGGTACGTCCGTGAAGGACGCAGAAGTGAGAGCgaaaaagagatattttgaccgcaccaaggtcgagGTCCGGTACGCCGTCGCCCGTGTGTAATATAACGGCTTTAACATGGAACGTAACTTTACTATACTAGTCTTCTTATGTCTATACATACAATAAtgcatttttaattaagtattaaattgCAGTATTTTGTAAATCTTTCCGAAAAATTTATGcgatcaaacattttttacgATACTTACTGCCTTTTTGGTTTCCTGACTGGCAAATAGACCTAAATATgtatcattgtttttatttaagaagcctataaatatgtataattttatagaGAGAATTCGTCGTACCTTCattgaaattaaaaagtattaaatttgtcATCATTAAGCCCCAACCcaagaatttaaattaaaacgggCATAATTTTAGTCTAACTCAAATTGTTTCTTAAATTCCGTCTTTCTTTAGTTACAACGCCTAGGTATTTAGtatgatattataatttaacaaattgCTCTTTATTCTTTTTACTATTAGTGGGTTGTTTTTAAAACGAACTccattatgattataatatgtaACATTAACTATGACCATGACTAAAAAAACTCCTGAATTTGTGCTGTCCTTAGATCCAGAGACAgagtatattttacaaaattttatagGTAGTACTTACTTACGTACATTGAATTGTGTAAGGTTATCTTTTATTTAAACCTTGTCAGCTAAATGTAAAATATGCCTTAGTCTGATGGATTAATTTCAGTGATTTTGATGCTACCGTATCAGGTTCCAGCTCATTAGGAATGACTCAAGGATTAATTAATAGATTGCCAAAGAAAAGTAagcagggccggatttagaggTGTGGAGGCCCCCGGGCTGCAAAGGAGTGGAGGCCCCTTGGCCCCAAATTATTATTCCTATACTTTCCTAAGTCTATTGTGGGGGCCCCTCTTTTGTGGAGGACCCTCTTTTGTGGAGGCCCGGTTGCCCTCCCCTAAATCCAGCCCTAAAAGTAAGTCACCTTTTGGACCAAAAATTGTTTGATATGAAAGACATTACAGTGGTTGTTTAGTGTTGATAAaccaatttggattttttttctgaactgGTTTGGTTTACATCGGTGCTAGACAAACCAAGCAGTAGAGCCCAGCACCAACTAGGGGTTGTATGGGTCTTGACATGGAGGAAGAGGAAAATGGATATGCGTGTTGATTTAATCCTTTTCCAGGCCAAAAAATGCAAATATATTCAAACCTTTGTTTCATTTGAAGGCAAGTCACATTTCCCGAAAGTCCAATCTAATTTGAGCCTAAAATCAGAAGTgtgatcggaatgctaaagctttttttattattatttgaaattctattggcgcgtTTGTGGTTGTTAAATtgtactatgcctggaaaagggttaaggCTTTTACTTGTTATACTGGTGGCTCTAGGCCTCCAGGTCCTTTGCTGACATGGAAAAGATACGGTGAACTGCCATGCCAGAATGTTTGTGGAATAATACTTTTACATCCATGTCCAATTTTGTTTAGTTGATGCAATAGTTTATCATCTAAGTATGTAGGGTAGTTGTACAGAGAATTACACGTgcatgttttaatttaagtaattagaCATCAACTGATAATTGAATAGACTGAATAATCATGTaaaaacttaacaaaattattatttaacttccAAGAATaaatcaaatgaaataaataccatTTTCAATATCTGTTACATAAATTTATTTCTTCCTGATAACAAACATGGTGAAACaattcatttttttatgtatgtttattagTGTTATCAATTGTTAACACCAAATtgtacatattaataataattaatatatccAAAGTACAccaatcttacattttactagCTAGtctaatgttaaataaaaaaaaccggccaagtgctagtcagAATTGcgaaccgagggttccatactttttagtatttgttgttatagtggcaccagaaatacatcatctgtcaaaatttcaactgtttagctatgacagacagacggacaggggagtcttattaatagggtcccgtttttaccctttgggtacggaaccctaaaaaccagcaAAACGTTGGGTGGtccattatatatttttatatagaatGGAAAACTTCTTAAATATATACTCTTTACTCAGGGTCTACAACTGTAGTCCATGAGACTGTTTTGGAAGCTAAGTTTGATGAATCTAAATTCAGATTTTTGCCCGTTTTCTTGGGCTGTTCATGTAATCTCTTCTTCTTATTCCTAGGTCCTTGTGGTTTTTTATCACTTGATTCTCTTTTTCGTTTGTGAAATGCTTCCATTTTCTTGGCTAGAATCTCATCAGAGATATCTTTCTGCATCTCCCCATCGTCACTATCTTCATTTTGGTCAGCTCGCATAAGACGTTCAATCTCTGGATTCATCCCTTTAAAAGAGAGCCTTCCTTCCATCAAGTCTTCGCAGAATATAAAACTTGACTCCGATACATAGTTGCCAGACGCAGTACGCATCTCATCCGTGATAATATTGGAGTATAAATTTTCATGGCCTTGAGTATTTTCTAATTCTTTTTCTATCCTTTCTTTAGTTTTTCTCATAAATTTCATATCCAACACAGATTTTGGTAATTGCAATTTCTTTTTTGATCTATCCATGACTGTAACTAGATATTTTcttacgtaaaatgtttgttgatTTTGTCGAGATACAAGATATATTTTAAGCGTTTAAAGCAGAAATAATATAAACGTATAATCACTTCAAATTCTGATAACCATGCTGTATTTATTGACATATGGATGCAACAACTTATATTGGACATATGACACATATATGACAGTGGCATaagggacacatttttttttattcgtccttCTGGACAGACCTCAGGGACAGACTAAGATCATAGGCCATAGTGCTTCTTCGGTAAGATTAAATTTCATAAGTAGTGACATAAAGGGcgacacaccatcgcaccgacACAGActacagactgccgcacacgtgcgccagtgttgccaatgtcccatatttccatgaacATGAAaggtaggatcgcaccgttttgacggttcggtgcgatagtgtatggatagtgtggaagcccacgtcagtactacctacctattcctagaactgctccaaggtcgcggtgcggtgcgatggtgtgttatccTTAAGACATAGCCACCTCATTCACCAATTCTTAAGTGTTTATAGACGACCGCATCGGACCTCGAATTTGGTGTAGTCCGGCGCACGTTCGATCGTGTGTACGACCGTACGcccgttaaggacgcagctataattGAGAGCGAGAAAGGGATAGTTTGACCCATAcatggtaggatcctatagatgtgctatacgcgtgcgtccgtgagggacaacatacgcaatgcgacaatatgattggtcgagtttatttgttgcccaccataaaccatactaaataaatatataccataccatatatatataccatAACCAAATATataccataaaccatactacaTAAATTTACGGTAGGGAACAAAAAactgtgagactgtgacaaggacaaacaataatagtgCTTTGCATCAACGTCGTAGTCCGGTGCGGTCGTAAGGAAGTATATAGGTAGTCTGTAACATTGTTTATCTGTAATGTATCTGTGACATTGACAGATAAAGTATAAACATTAAACATGGTCATGCCGTGATAACCTAAAGTAgtgagaaatataataatacgcaTGAAAAAATGCAAGTGCTTGAAATTGATAATGTTAAGATTTTCAATCTTAGCGCTGGCAAATCTTTACCAGATGTAAGTTTACTGAAGTGGTTTTTAACTTAGTTGAAAACTAGCGCATGCAGAACATggtatttatttgtacacatttttactgttttttcagTGGTTAACTGAACGAAAGAAGCGAgcattactaaaaaaaaatgtagaccTTCGAAGAAGAATCGAACTCATCCAAGAGTTCGATATGCCAGGTGTCAGTACCAGCATAAGGGCATCTAAAGATGGACAGTACATAATGGCAACAGGCATTTATAAACCAAGAATAAAATGTTTTGATGTCAATAATTTATCTCTGAAATTTGAGCGCTGTCTTGATTCTGAAGTGGTTACATTTGAAATATTGAGTGATGACTATACAAAGGTATGTTTCTTTATCCCGTTGGCTGTTTTatattcttaaatatatgaatgttaattatttatttatatttcagatTGTCTTCTTACAATGTGACAGATATGTAGAATTTCATGTTGGGCATGGTCGCCATTACAGATTGAGGGTACCCAAATTTGGCAGAGACATTGCTTATCATCGACCCTCATGTGATCTCTTTGTTGTTGGAGCATCATCTGTAAGTGAACTATTCCAATTTTTTGACTCATGCATACCTAAAAGTTTATGTCATACTTTAGCTGGATTagatgaccggtctggcctagtgggtagtgaccctgcctgcgaagccgataatcctgggtttgaatcccgttaagggcatttatttgtgtgatgaacacagatatttgttcctgagtcatggttgttttctatgtagataagtatgtatttatctatgtaagtatgtttatATCATCTCCTAGTAcccacccatagtacaagctttgcttagttttgtggctaggtcgatctgatttaaactttcacgattttcactcattcaaggtaaatttaaaacttattttattcgattaagtcccgtcgttgtgaataataaataggttgatctgtgtaagatgtccccaatagttatttattgtttatcattaaattgtattgtttttgttgtACATTCctgaataagtaggtattcattTTATGTTCAGGGGCATTCcagaaaagtattttttaacacttctCATAAAGCTAAGAAGCCAATATTTTGGTATGATAacttagctttaaattcaaAAGTATATAAATCGGATTTGTGTCGATTTAAGGTAGCTGCCAAAGTAGACCTTTTGTGGAATGCCCCTATCAATCATGTACAACATTTCAGGTTTTATcagttaatatttattttaattataatataataataaaagttctttattcagataaccAAGATCcacattttgttagttacatattttatgttttacttataTCTAAGGTTATATTATctgtgattttgttatttttttattttaggaaaTTTACAGATTGAACTTAGAAGTTGGCCAGTTCATGGCACCATATGTTACAAAAGCCCATGAAATAAATTGCTCCGCAGTTAGTGAAGATCATGGCTTGCTTGTGGTGGGCACAGAGAGTGGGCATGTGGAAGCTTGGGATCCACGAACAAAGTCCAGGCAGGGCATACTGGACTGTGCCTTACATTGCACAGATTCGGAATACAGGTATAACCACTACAGTTATTTTAACATAGCAAATAGAACCCTATAAAAACAAGATATAATCTTTCCCTAAAAGTAATGAGATGCACATAAACATAATGTTACAGTTGAACTGAGGTAACACTAAGGTGTAGATTTTTCATCTGACCTATTGAAAAAATTGCTTccaaaatttcatcgaacttgcaatagttatttgtgcaacaagagaggaaagttggtttttcttgcgagtgtttattttgagtcccgagaaagcgaaagacaaaaacacgagatgtaaaataactttgctctcgtgttgcacacataatttatcacctcagtagtgagaacataataaagtttaaaatgtatttcgaattacacaaaataattcaaagaaaaaagaaacgtaatcaaagtatgaagtggcagttcactaaattaaaaagctactttgtttcactccctggagtgaggaaagtaggcttgttcgagctgctgaggtgaaaataaatgtaaatcgaGATGATTTAATGTTGGACCTAGATAGTTAACATGGatgttgttttttgttttcagaAATGAAAGTTTACCTGTGATTACATCCATAAGATTTGATGGAGCATTGAGAATGGGTGTTGGGACAAGTACAGGCCATGTCCTTCTGTACGACATCAGATCCAGCAAGCCTCTTTTAGTCAAGGATCATATGAATGGACTGCCAATCAAAAACGTACAGTTCCATGAAACTAAGGAATATGTGTATTCAATGGATTCTTCTGTTGTTAAAATATGGGATAAGAACACTGTAAgtggatgaatatttaaataattttatatacaagtttgaatgtttttatataaattcaaaTGTAGAATAACTTAAAGAAATTAacgtacaaaaaatatgaaacataAATGTAAGAATATCTTACTAATTTGTTATTGTCAAATGGCttagaatacatttatttgatttaCCTCCCTAATACAGTTTATAACACGCTTTGACTGCCGAAGGCG
This DNA window, taken from Cydia strobilella chromosome 4, ilCydStro3.1, whole genome shotgun sequence, encodes the following:
- the LOC134740612 gene encoding M-phase phosphoprotein 6 gives rise to the protein MDRSKKKLQLPKSVLDMKFMRKTKERIEKELENTQGHENLYSNIITDEMRTASGNYVSESSFIFCEDLMEGRLSFKGMNPEIERLMRADQNEDSDDGEMQKDISDEILAKKMEAFHKRKRESSDKKPQGPRNKKKRLHEQPKKTGKNLNLDSSNLASKTVSWTTVVDPE